One genomic window of Tenacibaculum tangerinum includes the following:
- a CDS encoding SMI1/KNR4 family protein → MNIEILTELREYPSRYPNDIENRHENQGLTIAEIETLEQAWNTGDRFPQALRELLFLAGTYCHILDYNIHENQQEMQEEIREAMQLRGDSFSRPFYIIDNYGGDQFLFVYLDEDQINPMVYEYGPGAPDRGRPLDRPLYSLSQLVHLGITAVKEGINPM, encoded by the coding sequence ATGAACATAGAAATTTTAACTGAATTAAGAGAATACCCTTCAAGATACCCAAATGATATTGAGAACAGGCATGAAAATCAAGGGTTAACAATTGCTGAAATTGAAACTTTAGAACAGGCTTGGAATACAGGGGATAGATTTCCTCAAGCTTTGAGAGAGTTGTTATTTTTAGCAGGTACGTATTGCCATATTTTGGATTATAATATTCATGAAAACCAGCAAGAAATGCAAGAAGAAATAAGAGAGGCTATGCAGCTAAGAGGAGATTCGTTTTCTAGACCTTTTTACATAATAGATAATTATGGTGGTGATCAATTTTTGTTTGTCTATTTAGATGAGGATCAAATAAATCCAATGGTATATGAGTATGGACCCGGAGCACCAGATAGGGGAAGGCCTTTAGACCGTCCGCTCTATAGCTTAAGCCAATTAGTACATCTAGGTATAACAGCTGTTAAAGAGGGAATAAATCCTATGTAA
- a CDS encoding SMI1/KNR4 family protein, whose protein sequence is MIIEFYLKTNQKLSPADISDFETQIGKVLPDDYKQHMLNWNGGGVHQYNLEHVNFPEHSDYGLLGLAPISHSKSTILNKMNALSSALPSNYIPIGRTRGGGTILMSLENNETYGNIEVMFSEGDIINMSPSFSQFLEDMVEEEDIFGDKDDE, encoded by the coding sequence ATGATTATTGAATTTTATTTAAAAACAAATCAAAAACTATCGCCAGCTGATATAAGTGATTTTGAAACGCAAATAGGAAAAGTATTACCAGACGATTATAAGCAACATATGCTTAATTGGAATGGGGGAGGAGTACATCAATATAATTTGGAACATGTCAATTTTCCAGAACATTCTGATTATGGCTTGCTAGGTTTAGCCCCTATTAGTCATAGTAAAAGTACGATTTTAAACAAAATGAATGCTTTAAGTTCTGCTTTGCCTAGTAATTATATACCAATAGGCAGAACGAGAGGGGGTGGGACAATATTAATGTCTCTTGAAAATAATGAAACTTATGGAAATATTGAAGTAATGTTTTCCGAAGGAGACATTATAAACATGTCTCCTTCTTTTAGTCAGTTTTTAGAAGATATGGTAGAGGAAGAAGATATTTTCGGGGATAAAGATGATGAATAG
- a CDS encoding SMI1/KNR4 family protein produces the protein MIIEFVKIEDFQVTEDDLNLLEAHIGRILPEDYRRHMIQWNGGVALQDNLVHKDFPSAGTDFVLESLYPLIADDESSTVKAYWDFETGDILAEGYIPIGSAVGGDEIIMSLNLDETFGNIKLQTDYGLIHDISPSFNQYLEDLVEVIS, from the coding sequence ATGATAATAGAATTTGTAAAAATAGAAGATTTTCAAGTAACAGAAGATGATTTGAATCTGTTAGAAGCTCATATTGGTAGAATCCTTCCAGAAGATTATCGTCGACATATGATTCAATGGAATGGGGGAGTAGCATTGCAAGACAACCTAGTTCATAAAGACTTCCCTTCTGCAGGAACTGATTTTGTATTAGAAAGTTTATACCCTTTAATAGCCGATGATGAAAGCAGTACTGTAAAAGCATATTGGGATTTTGAAACAGGTGATATACTTGCTGAAGGATATATTCCTATAGGTTCAGCAGTTGGAGGTGATGAAATAATTATGTCCTTAAATTTAGATGAGACTTTTGGCAATATTAAATTACAGACGGATTATGGGCTTATACATGATATATCACCTTCATTTAATCAATACTTAGAGGATTTAGTCGAAGTTATAAGTTAA
- a CDS encoding SMI1/KNR4 family protein, whose translation MQKKQNVQAITLDELNTFQISLGKTLPEDYRQHMLLYNGGSVINKKIEHKNYPENPSTGLNYLLPIKYGYDTIEHTINDISEYLPSGYLPIGLNMAGGYVIISLNNDTTYGRIKEWYPDDELNDMSESFTQYLEDMVERID comes from the coding sequence ATTCAAAAAAAGCAAAATGTTCAAGCTATTACTTTAGATGAATTGAATACTTTCCAAATTAGTTTAGGAAAAACTTTACCAGAGGATTATCGTCAGCACATGTTGTTATATAATGGCGGTAGTGTAATTAATAAAAAAATAGAACATAAAAATTATCCTGAAAACCCAAGCACTGGACTAAATTATCTTCTTCCTATAAAATATGGTTATGATACGATTGAACATACTATTAATGACATTTCAGAATATTTACCAAGTGGATACCTACCTATTGGACTTAATATGGCGGGGGGGTATGTAATAATATCACTTAATAATGATACAACATACGGTAGAATAAAAGAATGGTATCCTGATGATGAATTGAACGATATGTCAGAATCATTTACTCAATACTTGGAAGATATGGTAGAGCGAATAGATTAA
- a CDS encoding SMI1/KNR4 family protein: MIVDFKFKADQKLTEADIIAFESRIGKTLPEDYRQHMLEWNGGGVHQLNLEHKKYPEDGDFGLENFYSIDYNVNTIESLMEFMGNALEENCILIGSTRGGGISLCHLKAIIHMVILK, encoded by the coding sequence ATGATTGTAGATTTTAAATTTAAAGCAGATCAAAAACTTACAGAAGCAGATATTATAGCTTTTGAGAGTCGAATCGGTAAAACTTTACCGGAAGATTATCGACAACACATGTTAGAGTGGAATGGAGGAGGGGTGCATCAATTGAATTTAGAGCATAAAAAATATCCAGAAGATGGTGATTTTGGATTAGAAAATTTTTACTCTATTGACTATAATGTTAATACCATTGAATCGTTAATGGAGTTTATGGGAAATGCTTTGGAAGAAAATTGTATACTTATCGGTTCAACGAGGGGAGGGGGGATATCCTTATGTCACTTAAAAGCGATAATACATATGGTAATATTAAAGTAA
- a CDS encoding HNH endonuclease, translating to MDPDRKVDFANCWRALGINPKDGKIIQRKLKLTWHHIDDLDENINSTMQLLYEEAHVASLSHSGSVAQWKVLFRLIQERL from the coding sequence ATGGATCCTGATAGAAAAGTAGATTTTGCCAATTGTTGGAGAGCACTAGGAATTAACCCTAAAGATGGTAAAATAATACAACGCAAACTTAAGTTGACTTGGCATCATATAGATGATTTGGATGAAAATATCAACTCTACAATGCAATTATTGTATGAAGAAGCTCATGTAGCGTCACTTTCTCATTCAGGAAGTGTAGCACAATGGAAAGTTCTTTTTAGATTAATACAAGAAAGATTGTAA
- a CDS encoding SMI1/KNR4 family protein, translating to MEITFKRRTNSQTITLEEFEYYQDNIVNKVLPADYREFMLSARTNNGGIVYENNIYNISFPEGGGVLSDLFPIKYGGTGTIELVNERIGHALPEGYLAIGANTGGGYILMSLNADNYGTIKEWYADGSIEELAPSFRQFLEDQRIDEED from the coding sequence ATGGAAATAACATTTAAAAGAAGAACTAATTCGCAAACTATTACTCTGGAAGAGTTTGAATATTATCAAGACAATATTGTTAATAAAGTACTTCCTGCGGATTATCGTGAATTTATGCTTTCAGCTAGGACTAATAATGGAGGTATAGTATATGAAAATAACATTTATAATATAAGTTTTCCTGAAGGGGGTGGGGTGTTAAGTGATCTTTTTCCAATTAAGTATGGAGGTACAGGAACTATTGAATTGGTAAATGAAAGAATAGGGCATGCTTTGCCAGAAGGTTACTTAGCTATTGGAGCAAACACAGGAGGAGGTTATATTCTTATGTCTTTAAATGCCGATAATTATGGAACAATTAAGGAATGGTATGCAGATGGTAGTATAGAAGAGTTAGCACCTTCCTTTAGACAGTTTTTAGAAGATCAACGAATTGATGAAGAAGATTAA
- a CDS encoding SMI1/KNR4 family protein, with product MNPIRITFKNRNQISTPEELNEFENSLGGLVLPEDYRQHMLTYNGGIVRQYDIVHKNYYGLGDGGISDFLSIKYGGYTVEKFNEDLSDRLPTGYLAIGFTSGGGDIIMSLNNDATYGNTKVRYTEGEKIDLSPSFIKLLNDMVEAEY from the coding sequence ATGAACCCAATAAGAATAACTTTTAAAAACCGTAATCAAATAAGTACTCCAGAAGAGTTAAATGAATTTGAAAACTCGCTTGGTGGTTTAGTCTTACCAGAAGATTATCGCCAACACATGTTAACTTATAATGGAGGAATTGTAAGACAATATGATATAGTTCACAAGAATTATTATGGATTAGGAGATGGAGGAATTAGCGATTTCCTCTCTATAAAGTACGGAGGTTATACGGTAGAAAAATTCAATGAGGATTTATCCGATAGACTTCCTACTGGCTACCTTGCTATAGGCTTTACTAGTGGAGGAGGAGACATTATAATGTCATTAAACAATGATGCTACTTATGGTAATACTAAAGTTCGATACACCGAAGGTGAAAAAATAGACTTATCGCCTTCTTTTATTAAGTTACTAAATGACATGGTTGAGGCAGAATATTGA
- a CDS encoding winged helix-turn-helix domain-containing protein, which translates to MSKKCKRNVNSCLKPLKSGIFVNNMNTYSNFITVKIGLYLFAVIVLFTSCTTHENFSERAKVSLRNIGHQLLLSNQDTTSLVLPIQQINEASFQLSFQNNLEIQPDSLVTLVHKNFEKAGFPADYILEVKNCTDEEVVYSYEMQKTEEKAIIPCKGRTLPKNCYFINIQFLKEDTSNNRQLIFYGVLFLAIIMGVVMYQKNRKSNTTTTNNLTNVVSLGIFEFYPEQHKLVKQALEISLSKKECELLEILISRPNEIIKREELTKRVWEDNGVIVGRSLDTYISKLRKKLKDDTSIKITNIHGVGYKLEID; encoded by the coding sequence ATGTCAAAAAAGTGTAAAAGAAATGTCAACTCTTGTTTAAAGCCATTGAAAAGTGGGATATTTGTAAATAATATGAATACCTACTCCAACTTCATAACTGTTAAAATAGGTCTGTACCTATTTGCTGTAATTGTACTTTTTACATCGTGTACTACCCACGAAAATTTTTCAGAACGGGCAAAAGTGTCCTTACGAAATATAGGGCATCAGTTATTGTTAAGTAATCAAGATACTACCTCGTTAGTGCTACCCATACAGCAGATAAATGAAGCAAGCTTTCAACTAAGTTTTCAAAATAACCTAGAAATTCAGCCTGATAGTTTGGTAACGTTAGTACACAAGAATTTTGAGAAAGCGGGTTTCCCTGCGGATTATATTTTAGAAGTAAAAAACTGTACTGATGAAGAAGTCGTGTATAGTTATGAAATGCAAAAAACAGAGGAAAAAGCAATTATTCCTTGCAAAGGGAGAACCTTACCAAAGAATTGTTACTTTATCAACATTCAATTTCTAAAAGAAGACACCTCAAATAACCGTCAGCTTATTTTTTACGGAGTACTATTTCTAGCAATCATAATGGGTGTAGTAATGTATCAAAAGAACAGAAAAAGCAACACAACGACCACCAACAATTTAACCAATGTAGTAAGCTTAGGAATTTTTGAGTTCTACCCAGAGCAGCACAAATTAGTAAAACAAGCTCTTGAAATTAGCTTGTCTAAAAAAGAATGTGAGTTGTTAGAAATTCTTATTAGCCGACCTAACGAAATTATAAAACGAGAAGAACTCACCAAAAGAGTTTGGGAAGATAACGGAGTGATCGTAGGAAGAAGTTTAGATACCTATATTTCTAAACTTCGCAAAAAGTTAAAAGACGACACTTCCATAAAAATAACCAATATTCATGGAGTAGGGTATAAGCTAGAAATAGATTAA
- a CDS encoding 1-aminocyclopropane-1-carboxylate deaminase/D-cysteine desulfhydrase yields MLFQLEIPAPENQQIQLPILKAKGVELFVKREDTIHPFVSGNKFRKLKYNIKEAKRQEKGTLLTFGGAYSNHIAATAAAGKMAGLNTIGIIRGDELGRNLSHTISQNETLKNAFDNEMQFKFISREAYRNKASEAFITQLKEEFGDFYLVPEGGTNKLAVQGCEEILTNEDEKFDYICCAVGTGGTISGLINSAKKHQKVIGFPALKGDFLVDEIKPFVKGNDNWSLQNEYHFGGYGKYTADLIRFINEFKEETGVLLDPIYTGKMVFGILDLIAKNAFLKGSKIVAIHTGGLQGIAGVNQKLKNKNKDLIKV; encoded by the coding sequence ATGCTGTTTCAACTAGAAATTCCCGCACCTGAAAATCAACAAATTCAACTGCCTATTTTAAAAGCAAAGGGAGTTGAACTTTTTGTAAAGCGTGAAGATACCATTCATCCATTTGTTTCAGGAAATAAATTCAGAAAACTCAAGTACAATATTAAAGAGGCAAAACGACAAGAGAAAGGCACGTTGTTAACTTTTGGCGGCGCTTATTCTAATCATATTGCAGCCACTGCTGCCGCAGGAAAAATGGCAGGATTGAACACAATAGGCATTATCAGAGGTGACGAATTAGGAAGGAACCTATCTCATACAATTTCTCAAAATGAGACCTTAAAGAATGCATTCGATAATGAAATGCAGTTCAAGTTCATATCAAGAGAAGCCTACCGAAATAAAGCTTCCGAAGCATTCATTACTCAATTAAAAGAAGAATTTGGCGATTTCTACCTGGTTCCAGAAGGCGGAACTAACAAATTAGCTGTTCAAGGTTGTGAGGAGATTTTAACAAATGAAGATGAAAAATTCGATTATATTTGTTGCGCAGTTGGTACAGGCGGTACAATTTCTGGGTTGATAAATTCAGCTAAAAAACATCAAAAAGTAATAGGGTTTCCTGCATTAAAAGGTGATTTTTTAGTAGATGAAATCAAACCTTTCGTAAAAGGGAACGATAATTGGAGTTTACAAAACGAGTATCATTTTGGAGGCTACGGAAAATATACTGCGGATTTAATCCGTTTTATAAATGAATTTAAAGAAGAAACGGGTGTTTTGCTAGATCCTATTTACACAGGAAAAATGGTATTTGGAATACTAGATTTAATAGCAAAAAATGCTTTTTTGAAAGGAAGTAAGATAGTAGCAATTCACACAGGTGGTTTGCAAGGTATAGCAGGGGTAAATCAAAAGTTAAAGAATAAAAACAAAGACTTAATTAAGGTTTAA
- a CDS encoding glucosaminidase domain-containing protein, which translates to MKIKVVFLAVSALVLTSCGSGKNVVKSTPNEVDLEPKEEKMPELPQLEQIQKPLKTTTTHTEIYIQKFAPIAVKKMHEHGIPASITLAQGVLESGSGRSPLALRSNNHFGIKCHRGWQGHSVTHDDDEKGECFRKYKYPETSYEDHSQFLLTRERYASLFKLKNTDYKGWAYGLKRAGYATDRKYPQKLISIIKKYNLDAYDKIQPDGSLAAETPSYEIGSHKVEKGDTLYSIARKYNTSVQRLKEVNGLTDNNISIGQELMVR; encoded by the coding sequence ATGAAGATAAAAGTAGTTTTTCTAGCGGTAAGTGCTCTAGTTTTGACAAGCTGTGGTTCGGGTAAAAATGTGGTAAAGTCAACACCTAATGAAGTTGATTTAGAGCCCAAAGAAGAAAAAATGCCAGAGTTACCTCAGCTAGAACAAATACAAAAGCCATTAAAAACCACCACCACTCATACCGAGATTTACATTCAAAAATTTGCGCCAATAGCCGTAAAAAAAATGCATGAACATGGTATTCCTGCAAGTATAACATTGGCACAAGGAGTATTAGAATCAGGTAGTGGTAGAAGTCCACTAGCACTTAGATCAAATAATCACTTTGGAATTAAATGTCACCGTGGTTGGCAAGGGCATAGTGTTACTCATGATGATGATGAAAAAGGCGAGTGTTTTAGAAAATACAAGTATCCTGAAACCTCGTACGAAGACCATTCACAATTTTTACTAACCCGTGAACGATATGCAAGTTTGTTTAAGTTAAAAAATACTGATTATAAAGGATGGGCTTACGGATTGAAAAGAGCAGGATATGCGACAGACAGAAAATATCCTCAAAAGCTAATTTCAATTATTAAAAAATACAATCTTGATGCCTACGACAAGATACAACCCGATGGCTCTTTAGCTGCTGAAACACCAAGTTATGAAATAGGTTCTCATAAAGTTGAAAAAGGAGATACGTTGTATTCGATTGCTAGAAAATACAATACGTCTGTACAACGATTAAAGGAAGTAAACGGATTAACCGATAACAATATTAGTATTGGTCAAGAACTAATGGTAAGATAA
- a CDS encoding vWA domain-containing protein, with amino-acid sequence MKAQALNVFFICLILLTAKVSAKESQPIVQPKKQTVKVALLLDTSNSMDGLINQAKAQLWEIVNELSYAKCDGMTPNLEIALYEYGNSSLPSKEGYIRQVLQFTNDLDEISEHLFSLSTNGGNEYCGQVIQTSLNELDWGANKRDLKMIFIAGNEPFTQGKINYRDAITNAKEKDITINTIFCGDYNNGVSGRWQDGAVYGGGDYMTINQNKHIVHIVTPYDNDILILNKKLNDTYIHYGSYGYSKYSNQAKQDTNAESLNEAVIVKRAVTKSSKLYKNAEWDLVDASEEKEIDYSSLKKKQLPKHLQNKSTQEIKVYVDKKRKERAEIQEKIQELSKKRKSYVAKKQRESSKKNELESVMIKAIKKQAQKKNYSW; translated from the coding sequence ATGAAAGCACAGGCATTAAACGTATTCTTCATTTGTCTCATACTACTAACCGCAAAAGTTTCTGCTAAAGAAAGTCAACCAATAGTACAACCCAAAAAGCAAACTGTTAAAGTTGCTTTGTTATTAGATACGAGTAACAGTATGGATGGATTGATTAACCAAGCAAAAGCTCAGTTATGGGAGATTGTAAATGAGTTATCTTATGCTAAATGCGATGGTATGACTCCTAATTTAGAAATTGCTTTGTATGAATACGGAAACTCAAGTTTACCATCTAAAGAAGGATACATTCGACAAGTTTTGCAATTTACGAATGATTTAGATGAGATTTCAGAACATCTTTTTTCTTTAAGCACAAATGGTGGTAATGAATACTGCGGACAGGTGATTCAAACTTCGTTAAATGAATTGGATTGGGGTGCTAATAAACGTGATTTAAAGATGATTTTTATTGCAGGTAATGAGCCTTTTACTCAAGGTAAAATTAATTACAGAGATGCTATTACCAATGCCAAAGAAAAGGATATTACCATAAATACCATTTTTTGTGGTGATTACAATAATGGAGTTTCTGGAAGATGGCAAGACGGAGCTGTGTATGGTGGTGGAGATTATATGACTATTAATCAAAATAAGCACATTGTACATATTGTAACTCCGTATGACAATGATATTCTTATACTCAATAAAAAATTAAACGACACCTATATTCATTATGGTTCTTATGGGTATTCTAAATACAGTAACCAAGCAAAACAAGATACGAATGCAGAGAGTTTAAATGAAGCAGTAATCGTAAAGCGTGCCGTAACTAAAAGTTCTAAATTATATAAAAATGCTGAGTGGGATTTGGTGGATGCTTCGGAAGAAAAAGAAATTGATTATAGCTCTTTAAAAAAGAAACAACTTCCTAAACATTTACAAAATAAATCTACGCAAGAGATTAAGGTATATGTGGATAAAAAGCGTAAAGAGCGTGCTGAAATTCAGGAAAAAATTCAAGAGTTAAGTAAAAAAAGGAAAAGTTATGTAGCCAAAAAACAGCGTGAAAGTTCTAAAAAGAATGAATTAGAAAGTGTGATGATTAAAGCTATCAAAAAACAAGCACAAAAGAAAAATTACTCATGGTAG
- a CDS encoding tetratricopeptide repeat-containing sensor histidine kinase produces MKKLFYIILSTIFLLSVSSIYAQEKSPLPKEFSVKVTVVSSETKEPIKDARVEVNGQTFRFSGINGYYTVRTTAGNLLEVSHPNFNTVNYTIKDDEDIRIEVEGFTPERKSKLSSSYSKRKQTGLYLQYLDSVQFYKKKDIDKSLSFIEKALLANPSKAQRASVFKELANVYFYWKQYDLAVENYQISLQQVNSPRVRLQLAKAAFLAKNYSSSEQNYLQSVKSGALNSYERLTAYQGLGDVYLIQKNYDKAKANYEKALKIARKNLITPKITDLNSKLAEVYVQQGKRQLADSLFKNSLELANKENLKRSLLEEQKVADFYNKSQRYDEEIQLRKNSLKKADDIVVEAESSESLVDSITSQKINYKIGNAYLQKSEYEEAIPYLKKSIEDADKNKDIIIGKDATRRLSEAYERSGNHLEAIEAYNSYVKLVDTLYSRKEQEIQQLKRFRKRILDNQNRIVSLEKDKKLADSKISLAYKDQQLVEESNKRQKWVIYSLIGGFLLMVLLVYFMFRTNKEQKLANNLLALKSMRSQMNPHFIFNALNSVNSFIAVNDERSANRYLSEFSALMRSVLENSDEDFIPLTKEIELLELYVKLEHNRFKDKFDYSIYVDKSIPLEQYSIPPMLLQPYIENAIWHGLRYKKDKGRLQISMCPKNNESITILIEDDGIGREKSIEMKTKNQLKQKSKGMSTIKKRIAILNAMYQDKISVAVSNLSEEGSGTRVELTLKKDKNKL; encoded by the coding sequence ATGAAAAAGCTTTTTTACATAATATTGTCAACTATATTTTTACTGAGTGTTTCTTCAATATATGCTCAAGAAAAGAGTCCGTTACCGAAGGAGTTTTCGGTAAAAGTGACAGTAGTCAGCAGTGAAACAAAGGAACCTATTAAAGACGCGAGAGTCGAAGTAAACGGACAAACTTTTCGGTTTTCTGGAATAAATGGATATTATACTGTGAGAACCACAGCAGGAAATCTTTTGGAAGTTTCACACCCTAACTTTAACACCGTTAATTATACGATTAAAGACGATGAAGATATAAGGATAGAAGTTGAAGGTTTTACTCCTGAAAGAAAATCGAAACTAAGCTCTTCTTATAGTAAAAGAAAACAAACAGGTTTGTACTTACAATACCTAGATTCTGTTCAATTTTATAAAAAGAAAGATATCGATAAAAGTTTGTCTTTTATAGAAAAAGCATTGTTGGCGAATCCAAGTAAAGCTCAAAGGGCAAGCGTTTTCAAAGAACTAGCTAATGTGTATTTTTATTGGAAGCAGTACGATTTGGCAGTTGAAAACTATCAAATTTCTTTACAACAAGTAAATTCACCAAGAGTCCGTTTGCAATTGGCAAAAGCCGCATTCTTAGCTAAAAATTACAGTAGCAGTGAGCAAAATTATTTACAAAGTGTAAAGAGTGGGGCTCTAAACAGCTATGAACGCTTAACGGCATACCAAGGATTAGGAGATGTTTATCTAATACAAAAGAACTACGACAAGGCAAAGGCTAATTATGAAAAAGCATTGAAGATTGCCAGAAAGAACCTTATCACACCTAAAATAACAGATTTAAACTCTAAGCTGGCAGAAGTATATGTACAACAAGGAAAGAGACAATTGGCAGACTCTCTATTTAAAAATTCTCTTGAATTGGCAAATAAAGAAAACTTAAAGCGCTCTTTGCTAGAAGAGCAAAAAGTAGCCGATTTTTACAATAAATCTCAACGATACGATGAAGAAATACAGCTACGAAAAAATAGTTTAAAAAAAGCGGATGATATAGTTGTTGAGGCTGAAAGTAGCGAGTCGTTGGTTGATTCTATTACCTCGCAAAAAATCAACTATAAAATAGGTAATGCATATCTACAAAAGTCTGAATATGAAGAAGCCATTCCTTACTTAAAAAAGAGTATTGAAGATGCCGATAAAAATAAAGATATAATCATAGGTAAAGATGCAACTCGAAGGTTATCGGAGGCTTACGAGAGGTCGGGTAATCATTTAGAAGCTATTGAAGCGTACAATAGCTATGTAAAATTAGTAGATACCCTATACTCCCGAAAAGAACAAGAAATACAGCAATTAAAACGATTTAGAAAACGCATATTAGACAACCAAAACAGGATAGTTAGTTTAGAAAAAGATAAAAAACTAGCAGATAGTAAAATAAGTCTCGCTTATAAAGATCAGCAATTAGTTGAAGAAAGTAACAAGCGACAAAAATGGGTTATTTATTCATTGATTGGAGGTTTTTTGCTCATGGTTTTATTAGTGTATTTTATGTTTAGAACGAATAAGGAGCAAAAGTTAGCAAACAACTTGTTGGCATTAAAGTCGATGCGTTCACAAATGAATCCGCACTTTATATTCAATGCATTAAACTCTGTAAACAGTTTTATTGCCGTAAATGACGAACGAAGTGCCAATCGGTATTTGTCAGAATTTTCAGCATTGATGCGCTCGGTTTTAGAAAACTCTGACGAAGACTTCATTCCGTTAACCAAAGAAATTGAGTTGTTAGAACTGTATGTGAAGTTAGAACACAACCGATTTAAAGATAAGTTCGATTATAGTATTTATGTTGATAAAAGCATACCGTTAGAGCAATATTCAATTCCACCAATGTTGCTACAACCATACATAGAAAATGCCATTTGGCATGGGCTTCGATATAAAAAAGATAAGGGTAGACTTCAAATTTCAATGTGTCCTAAAAATAACGAGTCTATTACTATTTTGATTGAAGACGATGGAATTGGAAGAGAAAAATCAATAGAAATGAAGACAAAGAATCAACTCAAACAGAAATCGAAAGGAATGAGTACCATCAAAAAAAGAATTGCTATTTTAAATGCTATGTATCAAGATAAAATTTCTGTAGCGGTTTCAAATCTGTCGGAAGAAGGAAGTGGAACGAGGGTTGAATTGACACTAAAAAAAGATAAAAATAAGTTATGA
- a CDS encoding LytR/AlgR family response regulator transcription factor codes for MKIKAIIVEDEQISRDILRNYVTKYCPNVQLLGEAGTIEEAHRLIQQYELDLVFLDVEMPFGNAFDLLEKVENQTFETVFVTAYDHYAIEALNNQATYYLLKPISIDELIKAVRIVTDIKEKENELETAVLTSKTAQQVDGKITIPQQDGFEIVAVKEILFCKADDNYTEIYFENSKKLVSKTLKYFEDALKESSFVRVHKSFLVNINEIVKYKKGKGGSVVLSNGQEIMVSAAKKANLLSYFK; via the coding sequence ATGAAAATAAAAGCAATTATTGTAGAAGACGAACAAATTAGTAGAGACATTCTACGAAACTATGTTACCAAGTATTGTCCGAATGTACAGTTATTAGGAGAAGCAGGTACTATTGAAGAAGCGCATCGACTAATTCAGCAATACGAATTAGATTTGGTGTTTTTAGATGTAGAAATGCCTTTTGGAAACGCTTTTGACTTGTTAGAAAAGGTAGAGAACCAAACTTTTGAAACGGTTTTTGTAACAGCTTATGACCATTATGCGATTGAGGCGTTGAACAATCAAGCAACCTACTATTTATTAAAGCCCATCTCAATAGATGAATTGATAAAAGCAGTACGTATTGTAACCGATATTAAAGAAAAAGAAAATGAGTTAGAAACTGCAGTGTTAACTTCAAAAACAGCACAGCAAGTAGACGGAAAAATTACCATTCCGCAGCAAGACGGATTTGAAATAGTTGCAGTGAAAGAAATTTTATTTTGTAAAGCAGACGATAATTACACCGAAATCTATTTTGAGAATTCTAAGAAGTTGGTAAGTAAAACATTAAAATACTTTGAAGACGCTTTAAAAGAGAGCTCATTTGTTAGAGTGCATAAATCATTTTTAGTAAATATTAATGAAATTGTAAAGTATAAAAAAGGAAAGGGAGGAAGTGTTGTATTATCAAATGGACAGGAGATTATGGTTTCAGCAGCTAAAAAAGCAAACTTATTATCATATTTTAAATAA